In Chaetodon trifascialis isolate fChaTrf1 chromosome 8, fChaTrf1.hap1, whole genome shotgun sequence, the DNA window GTGGACCCGGCGTGGCTTGCACTGTGGCCCAATGGGAATCTGGAGCATTAACTTCCCACCTGACGCGAGGCCGCCCCCCGCTGGCCCACCCGTCAGCCTGCTTTGGTCCATCGAACCGCTGCTGTTGGCTCGAGGAcgctctgtttttttctgtgtcgGTGCTGCAGACGAGCCGGTGCTATTGTCAGATGAGTGTCCTGTTTCCAACTCTGTTAAGCATGTGACATACATCCTTTTATTTCATCCAGAGACACCATCACAGCCTTAGAGAGGTGCTAAACTAGGATAAGCACATGGACTTACCATCTTTGCTACGAGTGCACTCTGCGTCTATGTCCACTTCTTCAATGATAGGCTCACTGTGAAGAAAACACCCTCAGACAATCATTCCACTACACACTGTATTCATGTTGTGTGCATGAACATCTTTTCTCTTACCAGTCATCCTGTTCCAGCGTCATGCATTTCTCATACACCGGTCCTTGTAATTCGCTCTGGCTGGGGAAAATGCTTTCGTGCTGGATGATGATGTTCTTCACCAGGGCGTTGATCTGAGGCTGCAGGGTGACGGCATCATCATCCTGGTTCCCCCTCACCAGACTGGGGCCGAAACACACAGCCAGGTTGTAAGGCTGCATCATGTTCTCGTCACTGTATTGAGACACACTGGAGGCAGAGAGCCAGGGAATTACACAATGAGTGTGAGGAGTGAGACTATTAAAAAGTGGAGAGGCACAGTGAATCAAAGCTGAATTAAACTTCCCTGatgcttttttccctttttttttccttttgctgcaTCCATTTTATGAattaagaaatgtttttgtattgtttttagAAGCTCCATCAGATCTAACAAGACATCAGCTAACTGGTAAAAAATGTTTAGTTCATCGTCTTCCTTGAAAGAAACATTTGGTTTCCTGTGAATGACATCCTGAATGGTGATGAGGGAGTTAAAATACTCACTGATGAAGGAATGCAAAGAGGTATCTCATCACAATGATGACAGGCTTGGGGTAGGAAGAGATGACTGCTTTGAGCTGAGCCGCTCTCTCTGCCTCGTTCTTTATTTCTGAGGAAAGGTGATGAAAGACAGATTACTGTACGCAACATCACtcatttgacatttcaacacacactcacacatttgcACACCCACTTACGGGCTTGCTCCAAGAGTTGGCTGGTGCTTTCGATGGGGAAGAGGGGAGTCTCCAGACCTCTGAAGTAGAGCTTCAGCACTCCAGCAACAGAGTCCAGGTCAACTCTCTGCTCAGCCAGAGGGTCTTCTCCTGTAGGGGAAGCCCACAGCACACTGCCCCACATTATTAATGCTCCACAGTTTGGGGGGAGCTGATCTATAAGGACATGTACAGGTCATGCAAACACATagacactaaaacacacaggcCTACCTCGCTCAAATGCGTCCCTCAGGTTGTTGATCTCCATCTGAGACCCCGGCACTCTAAATATCCCTTCATGGTGGAGACCTGATAGACAGACAGTTTATTAGAATCACAATTATATCTATATAAAAAGCCACTATTTGTAAGATTTTATTGCAGTGCCGGACACTGCTGTCTGCCACAGTGGCTTTCAAATATGACCACTGGGTGGAGCCAAAGATTAGAAGTTTCAAATTCTACACAGGCGTTAGGTCTCGTGGAATATATCTTTGCATTTGAGCTGCAAATGTGCAGCTGTTGTTTTGGTGCTCCTTCAGCCTTGACTACTCACCATTGAGGTTTATAAAGCAAATGCAGCTTTGCACAACAATTGGAATCTGTTGTCCTGATGCCTGAATGAAAGAAATTTAGTGAtgaatttcacaaaaagcaaGTTGCTGCTAACtggaaacaaaaaggaaaactaGACTGAATAAaccaagagaaaaaaatgctaaaGGAGGAAATGGTGAGACGGCGTAATCATGGTGGTAGTTACCTGTATGAAGGACAGCATGTCTCCATTGAAAAGCTTGTGATTGTGCAGTAAATTGGCACTTGAGTGATTCTTCCTGATACGCATAGACTTTCCATTGATTCTGCGGGGCCAGATATTATAATGTGAAGACACACTAAACTCAATTCTGTCACAATTGTAGAATATACACAAAGTTTCTAAAGCACATTGTTCCCAACTATAAACAATCTATAAGAGCTCTTAAAACATTTATGTCCTTACCGAGGCTGATGTCCATTTGATGCTTCAGCTAGGAGGAACAAAAAGCACAAGAAAAAGAACCAGCCAATAAGGTGAAATGAGAAATACATCAGGATAAAAAAAGATTTACTACTCTTACTTAGTTTGCCTTTTGCAATACCTTTTTCCACAGCCACTTTAAGCTGATCGTGTTTGGCTTGCAGTTTCGACACCAGAGAGCTGCCTAAAAGATACTTATTCACTCTCTGTAAAACAAATCAGATGGGTTTTTATCATCAAGTCATTATCATCAGTTTGCCACTATTCTCATTTCTGACTTTAAAAAGTCGGACTCACAGTGATGTAGAGGTTTTCTATTTCCTGCAGGTTGGCCCTGCGTCGGGCCACACTGGGCTTGACTGCCAGGTTCTCAGTGCTGCCGTCCTGAGACAAACCGCTGCTGGGGTCTAGATCATCATCAGTGATACTCTCCAGCAGGGAAGAATGGGCTGCCAACATGCTCTTACTCGCCtgtatgacagcagcagctgaatatTATGTTTTGGTAATACTGTAATTAATTACGGTGATTCAGATTGCACAAATAATACAAATTACCATTAGGGTGATGGTGTACAAAATGTGAGAGTCTAAGGTGAACTGACAGCGTAATTGCAATGATGTTGCAATCAAGTGTCTGATGAAAAGCCCAGCACAAATGAATGATACAAACATTATGACTGGTCTGGTCAGTCCTGACTTGGACTGACTTGGTGGTTTCAAGTGATTCAGGCTGGAAATATGGCTGAAATACGCCTCCAATTAGGCACATTCCTGCCATTTGTTGACCATGCTGGCCAAACTTTGATTAATCTCTATGGAAAACTTTAAAGTCAACACACAGTTTATGTTGGATGCTTTTTGCTGTTTCTTTCCTTCACTTGTTTACTTGAGCCAGGACGCTCTCCATCTACTTCAATTAAATACGGTTCAGAAAGCCCTGGACTCCAACGTGAGGAGTTAAATAACACTGGTGGATCGAACATCACTACAAAAAGTTGATCATGAGGTGTTGAGGGCTGTCTGATGCACTCTACCTCCTCTGTTTCCTGGGTGACTGCTTTCAGTCTGGTTTGTATCTGTTTGAATCTGGTCTCCAGCTCGCATCTCATCTCACACTCTGCACTGACCTCACAAACCTGACAGACACAAGAGAGTCACGAGTTGAACAGCTGAATAATCcactgaatgcacacacacacacacacacacacacacacacacacacacacacacacacacacacacacacacacacacacacacacacacacacacacacacacacacacacacacacacacacacacacacacacacacacacacacacacacacacacagaataccGACCTGGTCTCCATCATGGGGCTGATAGGGGAAGCGAAGGGGCATACAAAAGGTGTTAAAGTGATCCTGCAGGAGGGCATCTCTGTCCTGGTACTGGTCCAGTCCAGATACAGTCTTTTGGAGCTGATGCAGCCCTGCGCTCAGGTTCTGCTCGGTCTGCCACTGACTAGACAGGTAGGCCCGCATCACCCGGCCCAAAGAGAGGTGGTACCCTGCATCTGCACACTGAGGGAGACAATGGAAACTCAGACAATGATCACCTGTATAATTTCAGATCATGGTAAAGGCCTGAAGACAAAAACTGATGATGCATCTCAATACTGATTGGTCCATGTGGTCTCACTGGCCCCAGAGGTGGGGATCATAACCTTGAGCGTTCATTGTAAAAGACAGCAGACACACCCAGGTGTGAACGGACGCACTCACATCTATGAGAGTAGAGATGTCTTGGAGGTAGTACTTATTCATGGAGGCATTGGCTGCAGCCAAGTTCAGGAGGTAATCGTTTCGGGCCTTGCTGCACTTCAGGTAGATGTCTTGGACCTTACCTTGTCTCTATGGCACATAAAACCCACATCAGTTAGAAGtgaaatagacacacacacacacgcatatgaACATAATAGGACATAAAAGGGTACTTGTTTACTTTCTCTATCAACCTCTCCAGTTTCTTAGCAGCACtctgcttctgcttttcttcctgtttctctgcctccttcagcTTCCCCTCTGCATACACGTAGTCTGAGTGGTACTGGTAGTATGTCCGCCAtgcctgcacacagacacatacagccAGGCTTTCCTTTGTTTaccaaactgaaaatgttttgggTGGTTGGTTTCTCACTTacagtctgcagctctgtggtaaCCTTGAGTAGCCCATCTTGCAGCTGAGTACAAATGTCTTTACTCTGGAGACAAAATACCACAAAAGTGAGGTGGCAAAACACAGAAGGAACACAGTGAACcacaaaatatattttgctGTCAAGAGGAATACAGCAGTGAAAGTCAGAGAGGGAAAGTTGCAAGAGTGAGGTAAATTGCACTATGCAGGTACAGACATGTTCCAAATGCATTATAAAAGACTGTGCTTCTGGTTTGGTGGGTGCCAGTGCTCATATCAGTACCTTCTTAGCAAGACGTTGTGTGTACTCCACGCAGTGTGTGAGGGGCTGGATGAGGAAGTTACTGCAGCACTCACTAAGTCCACTGTGCTCCCTGCTTTCTTGGCGGGTATAGGACAACAGAGCCAGCCAGACCTGGGCCACTGAGTGATTACTGGGCTCCTTCCTGAGCATAtgtaaagaaggaaaggaagaccCAGGGACAAAAATTACATGAAATGTGTGAGATACAACCAGGGATGATTGACGCAAGCATCttcaaatgagctgctgagcaCATTCTGTATATGTGATGTTATTGCGTTCACCTCTTGATCCGAGACGTGAAGCGTTCAGCGAGTTTTTCGAGGGAGCGGGCGTACTCGCTTTCAATCTCGCCCCGTCGGCGCAGATAGTCTGTCaggtcctgcagctgctggctctTCTGCTCAAGTTGCAAGTCCAACACCTTCAGCTGGTCTACAAGCTGGCAACGGACCTCTGAAagggaagaaagaaggaaagaaacaaacGCATATGAGAGAATATGACTCATTCTGAAAGCCTTGCTGTAGAGCGAGAAACGGATTTTTTCCACAAGAAGAACACATGTTGATCAGAGTGAAGATGGGGTGTGATAGAAGGAGAGGTTCTTTGAATGGTGCTAATGAAAGTGCTCATTTTACCtttgatttgtgtgtcataGTCCACCACACCGACCCTCTCCTTCCTGAGTTTCACATGGGAAGCCATTGTTGCTCCAACTGGCTGGAATTCTGGATAAAGGAAGTGAATATTTTGTCGAGTGTGTTGTATTAAACATCAGCTGCTCTGTTCCATTTACCTCTCTTCATGCAAGCTATTCTGACTTTCTTTCTCTGGTAAAAATCAAGCCCCGACTGCTGCACTCAAGCATGCCATGCCTCTCTACAAACAGTCACACTCTTGGTGGTGGACGACCCccccccctcacccccacccccacccatacacacacacagaccatgcTGACTTCCTCCTTCCACAGAAAGAGCAAAACGTGCATGTTCATCTTACTGTAACACATTTGTTCAAACTGGTCACCCTCTGCTGAACGGCAGACGACTAGAAAACCAGTTGGAAGTGCTGCGTGCTGCACCAGTCATGCTGCAGAAATGCATGAGGTGCAAAAATAGCTCTAGCAACATCTAAGCTGCCCTAAAAATAGGGGTGCATCATAAAGCCTACAACTCTGTGGAGATGTTTGTTCTGAAGACCA includes these proteins:
- the LOC139335405 gene encoding rho GTPase-activating protein 4-like, with amino-acid sequence MASHVKLRKERVGVVDYDTQIKEVRCQLVDQLKVLDLQLEQKSQQLQDLTDYLRRRGEIESEYARSLEKLAERFTSRIKRKEPSNHSVAQVWLALLSYTRQESREHSGLSECCSNFLIQPLTHCVEYTQRLAKKSKDICTQLQDGLLKVTTELQTAWRTYYQYHSDYVYAEGKLKEAEKQEEKQKQSAAKKLERLIEKRQGKVQDIYLKCSKARNDYLLNLAAANASMNKYYLQDISTLIDCADAGYHLSLGRVMRAYLSSQWQTEQNLSAGLHQLQKTVSGLDQYQDRDALLQDHFNTFCMPLRFPYQPHDGDQVCEVSAECEMRCELETRFKQIQTRLKAVTQETEEASKSMLAAHSSLLESITDDDLDPSSGLSQDGSTENLAVKPSVARRRANLQEIENLYITRVNKYLLGSSLVSKLQAKHDQLKVAVEKAEASNGHQPRINGKSMRIRKNHSSANLLHNHKLFNGDMLSFIQASGQQIPIVVQSCICFINLNGLHHEGIFRVPGSQMEINNLRDAFERGEDPLAEQRVDLDSVAGVLKLYFRGLETPLFPIESTSQLLEQAQIKNEAERAAQLKAVISSYPKPVIIVMRYLFAFLHHVSQYSDENMMQPYNLAVCFGPSLVRGNQDDDAVTLQPQINALVKNIIIQHESIFPSQSELQGPVYEKCMTLEQDDCEPIIEEVDIDAECTRSKDELETGHSSDNSTGSSAAPTQKKTERPRANSSGSMDQSRLTGGPAGGGLASGGKLMLQIPIGPQCKPRRVHSPGNVRREFQEHSSSEDIPVQVDKEVCRQMDSVFKELLLRQVVQDPSSTASSPSAQAPKRKERQDGRRGRGAGLFRAVDPMD